ttattaaggATTTTTGCCTACGCGTTTCGATAACATTGTTGTCTTTTTCAGGGAGcctgatttattttaaattattattaaattttttatttaggaaagcttacattttaaatttatttgacttaCGAATCCCaggaaataattaaagttgttttgaaaatgttatgttttctaaaaactttctttaaaaaaagtttgttcttaattaaaaaaaaaccttaactTAGTGAAACTAGATAAAAAGCAAACATTAGTTCATGAGTCTTATTTTAACTTCCTGGATTgtacaactttttttaaaattcgatttaaatgttaattagtttttatttgtacagtTTCAAAACATTGGCATTAATATTTAGTTCACTTGGTAATTAGTTTCTTTGGGGTATCTGAATTCCTTACTATCTATTCATTAACTTCCCAGTATCACTTTGCtggaaaaattagttttatacCTATAAAAGAGAAGCTTACCAGGGCGAAAGTCATTTATAAGTCCACGGttcttcgaaatgtttatcgAGTGGATTTTTGTGATCTCCAGCGTACTCCTGGCTTCTGCCGGTTGGATATCGGAACGTATTGTGGGAGGATACCAGGTGCCCATATCAGAGGTTCCCTGGCAGGctgcttttcttttaaatggaaCTGCTGACTGCGGCGCTGTTATCTACAGTGATAAGATCCTCATTACGGCCGCACATTgcattcaaaatcaaaataaatcagACATATCCATCCGAGTTGGCTCTTCGACGTGGAACAACGGAGGTCAACTATTACAGGTAGACGACGCAGAAGTACATGAAGATTACAGTTTTACAAAAGATGTTGTGATCAACGATATAGCCGTGATTCGAGTTAAGGGTCATCTTAAGATGGGTCACAGTGTTCAGTCCATTCCTTTGGCCGAAAGTACGCCTGCAAGTGGATCATCTGCAACGGTTTCTGGATGGGGAGCCGTTGGCTATTCGCAGGAAGTATCTGAACACCTACTCCAAACCACAGTGAACATAGTCAGTCAGGAGGACTGCCAGAAGTCCTATGGCGAGGGGATAACCAAGAGCATGATTTGTGCCGCTGCCCAGGGAAAAGACTCCTGCTCCCAAGATTCTGGAGGTCCTCTGGTCTCCGACGGCCAACTAATTGGTATTGTCTCATTCGGTACAAGTTGCGCTGATCCAAATTACCCTGGTGTCTATGTTAATGTTGCCGAACTCAAGCCTTGGATATTGAGGGCTATTGAAAAACTTTCTTGTTTATGTGCTGGAAAAGTGTGAGGCATACTTAAAGTCATACAAACTTAATACAAATTCAGACCATTgagtttaaagttaatttaaaaattttaaacaaaattaaacagtcATGctcttaaaattgtaattattatttttaaaatttttacaaattaaatacttgCAGTCATAAAACGTTATTTAATTGCGGAACACAAAAATGTTATCGACAActtataaattctttaaatatttaataaaatgtaaacaatctacataaataaaagttattaaaaataataaaataacttttttaattagttcCGTTAGTAATTGGTTTTCTAGGTGTCTTTCTTGACTTGTTATCAACATTCTTTCGCTAGTATGTTAGATATAGTCAACTCGCTACCTATAAAAGAAGCAGTCAACTGAAGCTAAAATCATCATAATTATAGTTTCACGTTTGTTTGAAATGTTTATCGAGTGGACTTTTGTGATCTCCAGCGTCACCCTCATTTCTGCAGAATGGAAAGCGGATAGGATAGTAGGAGGTCATTCAGCGGTTCCCTGGCAGGCTTCtcttctaaaaaataaaaaccattattGCGACGCCGTTATCTACAGTGATGAGATCGTTATAACGGCAGCCCACTGTATTCCTGTTAACGAAAATACAATCGTAACCATAAGAGTTAGCTCGTTCAAATGTCACTCCGGTGGTCAGGTGGTAAATGTTTCAAAAACCGAAATTCATGAGCATTTTACCCGAAGTTTATCAAACGACATAGCCGTAATCCGACTTAATTCCAGTCTCCAAATGGGTGTCAATGTGATGTCGATCCCATTGGCCGATATTTCTCCACAACATGGATCCACAGCCACAATCTCCGGATGGAAAGATGGTGGCTGTAATAAGCCAGGATTTAGAACCTTATTGGAAAAGCCTGTGGCCATTGTGGACTGCCAGAAGTCGTATGGCAAAAATATACCCCGTAATATGATATGTGCTGCGGCTTTAAAAAGAGATTTCTGCTCCGCGAAAACTGGAGGACCTCTGGTGTCCGGTGGCAAATTGGTTGGCATCGATTCCCTTGGCATAGGATGTACTAATAAAAATTACCCGGGAATCTATGCTAATGTGGCTGAACTTAAGCCTTGGATCTTGAAAGCTATTAAAAAGGTTTCATTGCCAGGTACAGGAAAAGTATGAAAGACTTCATAAGAAACCAAGAAAAgctcaatttaattttgaaacatGCATTTAAAGCAGGTCTTTTAAACAACAAGTAGAAagactttataaaaaaaaacattaaagcttactttaattttgaaaaataaacttaaagcatgtcttttaaagaacaaataaattattcaaatttcaaCAATATTTCATGCCATCTGGTGGCAAAAACTTTGTGCTCGATGCTTGAAACTATTTGCATGCACTTCTTTTCATTCCTTCGGCTCCCTTATATAATTCTCCTTCTTCCGGAATTGTCTGCAACTTAATCTCCGCGCTGAGTTTGGGGCTTGAAAAAGCGATTTCCGAGTCATTGGGCAATGCAAACTATGCAATATAATCGCATGATATATGCCTAATCTCTGCTACAAACTTCCCATCGCcgagaaaatggaaaatcgcAGCCCGGGGAAAATAGCCAGCCGCTTAGCCAGGGGAAAAGCTGCTGCTGGAGAGTCAATTCCAGCGATTAAATTAAGAATGCATAACTTGCAGGGTTAACAATGTAACCAGGCGATGGGAAAGGACCTGGGGGATTGAGAAATGGGAGAAACGGGAGAAATGGGGGACTCTATACTATAGAACAGAGCGCAATTGCCTTGACAGAAGCACGAACGGGGTCcctgatttttatttgccattccCTTTGCTCCCATTTCTCCGCTACTTCGCGagagtgcaaaaaaaaagaaagtagaAAGAAGAAAGCAGTGCAGCTCATGCTACTTATCTgctttttttcaatttgcgATTTGTTTGCTGCAGCCACTATTATTAGAGCACTAAGAAAAATGCcttattaattgatttctgagatataatatatatataatgttatatatacaatatCTATAAATCTATAAACATCGCATGTTTGGGATTAAATCTTAAGTATttcaatcgaaaaaatattcttacctttttaataaaaacattttaaattatattttttggtttaaaataaattgtaattctGTGACTGAAAAATGGCCCTtgatgaaaaaataaatgttctggtaatataaaaaaatttcctaTATGTGCTAATTATATTGCCttcatatattttcttttattaggCAATATCTGGGGATctataaattttcatggtccaaatattaattttcaacatttttaagaatacATTTTCATCTTAACAATTTGTATCTTGTTGtgttttatgaaaaaaaaaataccctagtaatacacattttttttctctgcactGTTCCTAACCTCAGAGCAATTTCCCTCTTCTTTCTCCCATCAAGAGAGTCATGTCGGAAGCCGTGTTGTTTCAGGTTCCTGCCTGCCTTCCTGTTTGCTTATTTGTTTGCACTCTTGGACATGGAAACGTGCTTGGTCGGGCCTTTTATAAACATCTTGTATAACAGGCGGGCAGTTTCCTTCAGCCGCCACCCACTTTTGAACCCACCTTGTgcttgtatttgtttttaatagaatttcTTTTCTGCTGCGCTTTGCTTTGAGTTTTTGCAAATAGTTTTCATAAATGTTGTGGTTATGCTTCAATGGGAGTAAGGGCGGATCCCAGAGGACTGTGGTGGCCCAtcgcttttaatttgttcaaatGCAAGTTAACAGAAACAAAAGCCATCCAGCTGAGACCAGGACATGTCGCTATAATAAAagattttcacatttttttgtttacttttccAATGGATGCGTTTATGGGGGagatttcaaaatattttcaagactGAGAATTAAAGAAACCAATAAAACAATCCAAAGttatatgcattttttaaataatattaaaatgaataataacaataaacttcttcaagaaaaataattttagaaaacaaatatttattgctcAGTCTAAGGATTGGATGtttatttagaaataaatataaattgtaatatttaaatgaaggTAAATATTTTGCACTTTGTTTATAATCATTCTAtcattaaaagattttttctttacgcataaatgtaaataaaaaattgcccAGACTTATTATTGAATTAATCCCGGCTCACGTTACTCCTTTTTTCTCCAACTTGCAACTTTCCCATAATCCCCGCACAGTGCTGAAAAAAGTTAGCACACATGCACTATTAGCTTACGTCAGCATATTTGCGAACGTGTGCGTTAACTTTTTTGACCACCAGACattaaacacacacacacacgcttaCAGCCCAGCGAAAAAAAGGGTTTAAGCcgaagcaacaacaaaaaagaaggGATTCTCAGCTGCATTTTGTGGGCGCTGGGTAAAAAGGGGCGGGACTCACAGGACAGCATGTTCCGTTGCCTTTATTGCTGGCttttaaatgttaacaaaGTGCGTACTTTGTTGTGTGCTTAACTGGAATTAAGAGCGACCAAAgcagcacacacaaaaaacccCAATCATTAACTTGTCTTTTAACACAGAGTGCACTCCATAAAGAGtgaacaaaaatttgtatgagACGCGTTTAGTGCTAGGAGCATAAACGAAATGCtaatttgtgaaaaatttTACGCCCTAacaattatgattttttttacatttaacaaACTTTTATAGCATAAGCATGTCattaaaaattctgttttaacttttataaattattaaatccaATTATTTGTTCGTTGTATTAAATAccttaacttaaatatatataatttgttttttaacagCATTGACAGTTTATAGCTCTTTTTTATCCATTATTTTGTTCCATAAGAaggaacatttttaataaactgtttttttttttatattttctgtaaggaatttttaaatatattatataatgtttgtggtattatttttcaatcatTATTGTTTTTACAATAAATGCGGTCtgcaatattaataaataacaaagcaGATGTCAAATGGTTTCTAATACTCGTTTATTATGTTTGCGCAATGTAGCAATGTTTCCAGCGAAACCAAAGCCAAAATCTGTCGGTTGCCAGTAAACTGAGATTGAGAACAATTTCTGGCCAACATGCTTTTGGTAAGAAAACCACACGACACACTCGACCTGTCAACACAGTTTCCCCTCCTTCCACTCCTCCGAAGTCTTAAGTCCTCTCGcatcctttcctttttttgggcCACACTCGAAGGATTCGCTTCTGACATATACCATATATCGTATATTATGCATGCAGTGCCAGGCAATGGCCAGAAGAATATTCAAAGCATTTAGCAACTCATTGTCCCTTTCGCCAGCAAACCAGCAaccgagcagcagcagcaatcccACAAGCAACATCAACTGAAAAGCACaagacgatgacgatgacgacggGGAAAAATGTATTCATAGCTCCCcaaattgtataatttaagTTTGCACATAAAATCACACCGCAAACTTGGGAAAAAGGCCCGAAAAGTAGAagccgcaacaacaacagcactCAAGTGAACTGACATAGATACGGATATGTGAATTGCTAGGGGAGTATATACTTAGTGGATGTAAGGGAAAATTCTTAACGTCCAGGGCTGGTTGGTCATATAATGAAGGGGGGTCTCATTTGTTAAATACCAGCTGATCtggattaaaatttatataacatcagaataacaaatataataaatattaaatt
This genomic stretch from Drosophila gunungcola strain Sukarami unplaced genomic scaffold, Dgunungcola_SK_2 000001F, whole genome shotgun sequence harbors:
- the LOC128262619 gene encoding trypsin alpha-3-like, with amino-acid sequence MFIEWTFVISSVTLISAEWKADRIVGGHSAVPWQASLLKNKNHYCDAVIYSDEIVITAAHCIPVNENTIVTIRVSSFKCHSGGQVVNVSKTEIHEHFTRSLSNDIAVIRLNSSLQMGVNVMSIPLADISPQHGSTATISGWKDGGCNKPGFRTLLEKPVAIVDCQKSYGKNIPRNMICAAALKRDFCSAKTGGPLVSGGKLVGIDSLGIGCTNKNYPGIYANVAELKPWILKAIKKVSLPGTGKV